The proteins below are encoded in one region of Helianthus annuus cultivar XRQ/B chromosome 2, HanXRQr2.0-SUNRISE, whole genome shotgun sequence:
- the LOC110888600 gene encoding uncharacterized mitochondrial protein AtMg00810-like produces MWNEKLVQVLVKLGFNQSKCDHSMFIKSNNSVFIVLLVYVDDIVLTGNNPDEINNIRNLLKKEFQIKDLGLLKYFLGIEVIKNNDDIYLTQRKYCMDLLNEYGMSGCKPVSCPIEQNYILTKLSKKEDLKDANVTEYQKLVGKLIYLSHTRPDIAYAVRYLSQYMHKPTEAHSQIAFRLLRYLKGAPGLGIMFKQSDTFQLTAYADSDWSKCVDSRRSVTGFCIFLGNSLVSWKNKKQSVVSRSSAKAEYRSMCSATCEILWFTNILRELGINVNLPVTLRCDNTTAISIAANPVFHDKTKHFEVALFFLREKIAAGIIKTAGIQSEFQLADLFTKALMPRNHDEMCKSLGLENLFKHLN; encoded by the coding sequence ATGTGGAATGAAAAACTTGTTCAAGTTCTTGTCAAACTCGGTTTTAATCAGTCCAAATGTGATCATTCTATGTTCATAAAATCCAACAACTCTGTGTTTATTGTCTTATTAGTCTATGTGGATGACATTGTGCTAACAGGTAACAACCCTGATGAAATCAATAATATCAGAAACCTTCTAAAAAAGGAATTTCAAATAAAAGACCTAGGACTATTAAAATACTTTCTTGGCATTGAAGTTATCAAAAACAATGATGATATTTATCTTACCCAAAGAAAGTATTGTATGGATCTCTTAAATGAATATGGAATGAGTGGATGCAAACCTGTTAGCTGTCCTATTGAACAAAactacattttaaccaagttaagcaaAAAGGAAGATTTAAAAGATGCTAATGTCACAGAGTATCAAAAGCTGGTTGGGAAACTTATTTACTTATCCCACACTCGTCCGGATATTGCTTATGCTGTTCGTTATCTTTCTCAATATATGCATAAACCAACCGAGGCACACTCTCAAATAGCCTTTCGGTTGCTGAGATATTTAAAAGGTGCACCCGGTCTTGGCATCATGTTTAAACAAAGTGATACTTTTCAGTTAACAGCCTATGCTGATTCCGATTGGTCCAAATGTGTTGACAGCAGGAGGTCTGTTACAGGGTTTTGTATCTTCCTTGGAAACTCCTTGGTTTCTTggaaaaacaagaaacaaagtgtAGTTTCTCGATCCTCTGCTAAAGCCGAGTACAGATCCATGTGTAGTGCTACCTGTGAAATTCTGTGGTTCACAAACATCCTAAGGGAGTTGGGGATTAATGTCAATCTTCCAGTTACCCTTAGATGTGACAATACTACCGCCATCTCTATAGCCGCAAACCCAGTATTTCAtgataaaacaaaacactttgagGTTGCCCTCTTCTTCCTAAGGGAAAAGATTGCTGCAGGTATCATCAAAACAGCAGGCATTCAATCTGAATTTCAACTTGCTGATCTCTTCACAAAAGCCCTCATGCCAAGGAACCACGACGAAATGTGTAAGTCTTTGGGTTTGGAAAATCTGTTTAAACATTTAAACTGA